In Vibrio chagasii, the sequence GCTGTTGGTTGGCTTCGAACAGTTCAAGACTTTTTTGCTCCAACAGAGCTTCAGCCGCTTTGCGGGCGGCTATTTGGCGCTTTAGTTTCTTCTCTAAGGCAGAGGCCGGATCCATATTACTTTTCTACTTTGAGATTAAACCTAACCACACTTTGGTCATCATTCTGAGGCGTCATTTCCACCGTGATCGATTCTCCATGGTATTCCGCACAGCCTTCAATTAGCCCTAAACAGACATGCGACATGCATCGTGCGCTTTTATAATCGAAAACCAGTTCAGCTTCCGTCGTGGTGATAAAACTAAACTCTGGTGGCTCAGCATCTGGGTAAAGCTTTTTCACTTCAACGTGAATGTATCGCTCAACGTGCTGGATAAATTGAAAGGTAGTATTGCTGTGTGTGAGGCTGGCTTTGTTGGGTAACGAAGCTAGTAAGTTCTTAAACACGGAGTGCCCGAACACGCGCTGTAACGTTGCGGCATCGATATCCGTTTTTTTGCTTAAGTTGATAATGAGCTTAACCAGGGCTTTGTGATCATAACTGCCAACAGAGGGATAAATACCCTCGTCTTCAGACATCTCTAGCACTTCTTCCAGTAGCCCTAGTCCAAATTTATCTTCAACAAGCTCTAAAAATTCGGTGAATATGATTCCTTTCATCTCATACCTTATCTTTTGTTTCTTTTTAGAATGGTCTACTAAGTCTTTGTTATCAAATTCTTAATCAAAAAAGTAGAGATTCTCAGCTTATTTTATGACATTGATAACGGATACTCATCTAGATGCTCACTTCAAATATAGCAAAAACCAACAATATTGAGTGCTCTAGCTCACCGATAGCCTCTATGGTACTTACCTCTTAGGTTGGCATTACGCGAAAGGTTGTGCCTATACTTAAAGGCATAATAATCAATATATTGGCAAGCTATGAACCGAGATAACTTCCTACAACAGTTTCAACTAAACCCACCTGTTGGCTATCATCCAGAGTCCGTTGAACGCGTTTCTCATATCAGTGGTGAGGAATTGCGAAAAGCGGCAGTGGTAGTTGGTTTAGTAGAAAGGGAAGATGGTTTACACGTCATTTTTACTAAAAGAGCAGCCCATTTAAAACATCACCCAGGACAAGTTAGCTTTCCAGGAGGTAAACATGAGCTCTCTGACCCATCTATGCAATTTACGGCACTTAGAGAGCTTCATGAAGAGGTCGGAATTCGATCGGATCAGGTTAAAATTGTTGGGCAATTACCTGCCTTGAGTACTATTAGTAAATTTTCTGTTACGCCGATTGTCGCATTAGTTGATCCCGACTATAAACCCATCATTGATCAGAACGAAGTCGCTTCCATTTTTGAGGTTCCGGCTACCTATGTTTTAGACCAAGCGAAATTGCACAGCCACACTGTTAACTTCAAGAAAATCAAACATCGTGTTTTCGCGATGCCCTTCGAAGAGCACCTTATATGGGGCGTCACGGCACAAATCATCCAATCTCTGCAGCAGCATGTAGTGCAACGAATCACATAGCAACTACGTTTTGTTTAATCTCTGTTAACAAACAACACGCTTTGTATGGAACAGATTTATTAATGCAATTTTACGCAATCGTTTACTTGGTATAATTCTGTACAAGCGCCCCTTTCAGATAAGAAAAACTAATATCAGGCATGAACATAAATCACATGTAGCACGCCATTTTCGTGATCAAAAATCCGTTTTTCGCATATCATGTGACACGCCGTTTCATTACATGATTTAGATCTATTTTTTGCCGACGAAAATTCTGCAAAATTAGCCCCGACTTATTTCCTGTTCCCAAAAAATGAGTAATTTAACATGAACACAACAACTTCTTCGGCAAATGCCGTAAAAGACTCGAGCAAGTTTAACTATAAAGATTTTACCTGGTGTTTATCACTATTCGGTACAGCAGTTGGTGCTGGTGTACTATTCCTTCCAATTAAAGCTGGTGCGGGTGGTTTTTGGCCATTAGTTATCCTAGCTCTTATTGCTGCACCAATGACTTGGTTCGCACACAAATCTCTAGCACGTTTCGTACTGTCTGCAAAAAATCCTGAAGCTGACATTACAGATACAGTAGAAGAACACTTCGGTAAGACTGGCGCAAACCTTATTACTTTCGCTTACTTTTTCGCTATCTACCCAATCGTTCTAATTTACGGTGTTGGTATCACAAACACTGTTGATTCTTTCCTAGTAAACCAAATGGGTATGGAATCTATTCCTCGTCCTCTTCTTTCTGGTGCACTTATCCTTGCAATGACAGCGGGTGTTGTATTCGGTAAAGATCTAATGTTGAAAGCAACTTCAGCAATGGTTTACCCACTAGTATTCATCCTACTAGCACTGTCTTTCTACCTAGTTCCAGATTGGAACACTTCAATGATGGAAGTAACGCCTGAATGGTCAACAATGCCTTCTGTTATCTGGCTAGCAATTCCAATCATCGTGTTCTCTTTCAACCACAGCCCAATCATCTCTCAGTTCTCTAAAGAGCAACGTCGTGTATACGGTGAAAACGCAGTTAAGAAAACTGACGCTATCACTGGCGGCGCAGCAATGATGCTAATGGGTTTTGTAATGTTCTTCGTATTCTCTGTTGTACTTTCTCTATCTCCAGAGCAACTAGCGAATGCACAAGCACAGAACATCTCTGTACTTTCTTACCTAGCTAACGTTCACGAGTCTCCACTTATCTCTTACATGGGTCCTCTAGTAGCGTTCGCAGCAATCACTTCTAGCTATTTCGGTCACTTCCTAGGTGCTCACGAAGGTCTTGTTGGTCTAATCAAGTCTCGCTCTGGTTCTTCAGTAAGCACTATCGAAAAAGTATCTCTAGCGTTCATCGTTGTGACTACTTGGATTGTTGCAGTAGTTAACCCAAGCATCCTAGGCATGATTGAAACAATGGGTGCTCCAATGATTGCAGCTATCCTGTTCCTAATGCCTGTATTCGCGATGAACAAAGTACCAGCAATGGCTAAGTACAAAACTTCAGCACCTGTACAAATCTTTACAGCTTTATGTGGTCTAGCGGCTATTAGTTCTGTAATCTACGGCGCTCTTTAATCTATAAGCAGCTTTTATAAGATGCCTTTCATCTTATATCGCGAGATTAGACACAAAATATAATGATAATAAATGAGCCTCCCTACTCCCCTTGGGAGGCTCTCTTTTTGAGGTAATCGCTATGATTAGTGTATTTGATATCTATAAAATCGGTGTTGGTCCATCGAGCTCGCACACAGTTGGACCAATGAAAGCGGGTAAAGAATTTATTGATGACCTACGTTCAATGGGAAAATTGCGCGACATCACTAAAATCACCGTGGACGTATATGGATCACTATCACTGACAGGGAAAGGTCACCACACAGATAT encodes:
- a CDS encoding septum formation protein yields the protein MNTTTSSANAVKDSSKFNYKDFTWCLSLFGTAVGAGVLFLPIKAGAGGFWPLVILALIAAPMTWFAHKSLARFVLSAKNPEADITDTVEEHFGKTGANLITFAYFFAIYPIVLIYGVGITNTVDSFLVNQMGMESIPRPLLSGALILAMTAGVVFGKDLMLKATSAMVYPLVFILLALSFYLVPDWNTSMMEVTPEWSTMPSVIWLAIPIIVFSFNHSPIISQFSKEQRRVYGENAVKKTDAITGGAAMMLMGFVMFFVFSVVLSLSPEQLANAQAQNISVLSYLANVHESPLISYMGPLVAFAAITSSYFGHFLGAHEGLVGLIKSRSGSSVSTIEKVSLAFIVVTTWIVAVVNPSILGMIETMGAPMIAAILFLMPVFAMNKVPAMAKYKTSAPVQIFTALCGLAAISSVIYGAL
- a CDS encoding heme NO-binding domain-containing protein, yielding MKGIIFTEFLELVEDKFGLGLLEEVLEMSEDEGIYPSVGSYDHKALVKLIINLSKKTDIDAATLQRVFGHSVFKNLLASLPNKASLTHSNTTFQFIQHVERYIHVEVKKLYPDAEPPEFSFITTTEAELVFDYKSARCMSHVCLGLIEGCAEYHGESITVEMTPQNDDQSVVRFNLKVEK
- a CDS encoding CoA pyrophosphatase; its protein translation is MNRDNFLQQFQLNPPVGYHPESVERVSHISGEELRKAAVVVGLVEREDGLHVIFTKRAAHLKHHPGQVSFPGGKHELSDPSMQFTALRELHEEVGIRSDQVKIVGQLPALSTISKFSVTPIVALVDPDYKPIIDQNEVASIFEVPATYVLDQAKLHSHTVNFKKIKHRVFAMPFEEHLIWGVTAQIIQSLQQHVVQRIT